The following coding sequences are from one Anabas testudineus chromosome 16, fAnaTes1.2, whole genome shotgun sequence window:
- the phactr4b gene encoding phosphatase and actin regulator 4B isoform X1: MACCFKSRHHGSWTLNTLLPDDEAEQHHSTKVGEGGSTGGSTPPPKRKGKFSNLGKIFKPWKWRKKKSSEKFKETSEELERKMSTRRTRQELIEQGVLKEVPDNDADADTQNLKQPYVKNGHTLPVSAGVGGGGGISGGRSPCNQGKLPSESEFRMNQAWLIQPDDLRGRSPSDGDHRGALSSRGMGLHEDGWRGGGIGPRVHGEGDWKPNVVWQGQIHSQMEEGRRGGRLHPDDVHKRPGLQKAPSEDGRRSRTAEADWKPTLPRHASAEEGRARRESDSHFVPGPEALRDTLHEPLPPKQTVMPPKWLMTSTPEPGSEGPARTPSNHPTTQYSSPSASSTAASKPVRPTSSAGVSTQQSSSPVPTSTSQATKQPPLPPPKPVNRTNPAMLVSALQGGENAQLPLYWSCWKRECDYDVYLSLPVYLCRRAGGLRSGDFTQATGGASLVPAKPSPPMPPKRTTPVTKRNTEDSSPSGHPINPSPLSLEDHSNLPVGFQLPPPPSSPPLPTHIPPSPPRQHIHTHHLHHQHSYPHPLPQPIPMLFDPPSPTNDSPQRPAPVPLHIMIQRALSSPGPAQPHPDGLQRAHTLLFETPPEYQGDRGRPLPVSIQPLKLSEDDYSEEEEEDDEEEEEYDGEIPQPELEPRSRRCLVGDAGVCVIPGGNSSEEEEEEEEEEEDEEGVRDMHGEDSDSDGPVYHKDEDSDEDEEDEPPTSALASRVTRKDTLALKLGSRPSVPNRDRFTQERSSRDDQPPGQTGLTWQSREQWEAIRTQIGTALTRRLSQRPTAEELEQRNILQPKNQADRQAEVREIKRRLTRKLSQRPTVAELQARKILRFHEYVEVTDAQDYDRRADKPWTKLTPADKAAIRKELNDYKSTEMEVHEESRIYTRFHRP, from the exons ATGGCATGCTGTTTCAAGTCACGCCACCATGGAAGCTGGACACTTAACACCCTTCTTCCAG ATGATGAAGCTGAGCAACACCACAGCACAAAGGTGGGGGAAGGGGGCAGCACAGGGGGCAGTACCCCTCCTCCAAAGCGTAAGGGTAAATTCTCCAACCTTGGAAAGATCTTCAAGCCGTGGAAGTGGCGCAAGAAGAAAAGCAGTGAGAAGTTCAAGGAAACTTCAGAAG AGCTCGAGAGAAAGATGTCTACAAGACGCACACGGCAGGAGCTTATAGAACAGGGGGTGCTGAAGGAGGTCCCGGACAACG ATGCAGATGCTGATACACAAAACCTGAAGCAGCCCTATGTGAAGAACGGTCACACTCTGCCTGTTAGTGCTGGGGTTGGGGGAGGCGGAGGTATCAGTGGAGGTAGGAGCCCATGTAATCAGGGCAAACTCCCTTCTGAGTCAGAATTTAGGATGAACCAAGCATGGCTCATCCAGCCCGATGACCTCAGGGGCCGTTCTCCATCAGATGGAGACCACCGAGGAGCTCTAAGCTCTAGGGGCATGGGACTGCATGAAGATGGGTGGAGAGGGGGAGGGATAGGGCCACGCGTGCACGGGGAGGGTGACTGGAAGCCTAATGTGGTCTGGCAGGGCCAGATTCACAGCCAGATGGAGGAGGGTAGGCGTGGCGGCCGGCTTCACCCAGACGATGTGCATAAGAGGCCCGGGCTGCAGAAGGCCCCATCGGAGGATGGCAGGAGGAGTCGGACGGCAGAAGCGGACTGGAAGCCCACACTCCCTCGACATGCTTCTGCTGAGGAGGGAAGGGCTCGCAGAG AGTCAGACAGCCATTTTGTCCCAGGCCCGGAGGCGCTGCGGGACACGTTACACGAGCCTCTGCCGCCTAAACAGACAGTCATGCCTCCAAAGTGGCTGATGACCTCCACGCCTGAACCTGGCAGCGAGGGTCCAGCTCGCACTCCATCCAACCACCCCACGACTCAGTACTCCTCTCCTTCCGCCTCCTCGACTGCGGCTTCCAAACCTGTGCGACCCACCTCCTCTGCGGGTGTGTCCACTCAGCAGTCTTCATCTCCAGTCCCAACCTCCACCTCTCAGGCCACCAAGCAGCCCCCTCTGCCTCCACCCAAACCGGTGAACAGGACCAACCCTGCTATGCTGG TCTCCGCCCTGCAGGGGGGAGAGAACGCTCAGCTTCCGCTCTACTGGTCCTGCTGGAAGCGAGAGTGCGACTATGATGTCTACCTGTCCCTTCCTGTCTACCTGTGCCGGCGGGCCGGAGGCCTGCGCTCAG GTGACTTCACCCAAGCTACTGGGGGTGCCAGTCTTGTGCCAGCCAAGCCCTCTCCACCGATGCCCCCCAAGAGGACCACCCCCGTCACCAAACGCAACACGGAGGACTCATCTCCCTCAGGCCATCCCATCAACCCCTCACCACTTTCCCTGGAGGACCACAGCAACCTCCCTGTGGGCTTCCAGCTgcctccccctccttcctcccctccaCTGCCAACTCACATCCCACCTTCTCCACCCCgccaacacatacacacccatCATCTCCACCATCAGCACTCCTACCCCCACCCACTGCCCCAACCCATACCCATGCTGTTCGACCCACCAAGCCCGACCAATGACTCTCCCCAGCGCCCGGCTCCTGTCCCGCTGCATATCATGATTCAGCGTGCCCTTTCCAGTCCCGGCCCGGCTCAGCCACACCCAGACGGGCTACAGCGTGCACACACTTTGCTTTTTGAAACCCCGCCGGAGTACCAGGGAGATCGTGGTCGTCCCCTGCCTGTCAGCATCCAACCCCTAAAACT ATCTGAAGATGACTactcagaggaggaggaggaagatgacgaggaagaggaggagtacGATGGCGAGATTCCCCAGCCGGAGCTGGAGCCACGGAGTCGCCGGTGCTTGGTTGGAGATGCTGGGGTTTGTGTCATCCCTGGGGGAAATagcagtgaggaggaggaggaggaagaggaggaagaagaagatgaggaaggTGTGCGTGACATGCATGGGGAGGACAGCGACTCAGACGGTCCTGTGTATCATAAAGATGAAGACTCAgacgaggatgaggaggatgagccCCCCACTA GTGCCCTGGCCAGTAGGGTCACGAGGAAGGACACCCTGGCGCTGAAGCTGGGCAGCCGTCCTTCTGTCCCAAACAGGGACAGGTTTACCcaggagaggagcagcagagatgaCCAACCTCCAGGACAGACCGGCCTCACCTGGCAGAGCAGGGAGCAGTGGGAGGCCATCCGCACACAAATAGGCACTGCACTCACAAG GCGACTTAGCCAGAGACCCACAGCTGAGGAGCTTGAGCAAAGAAACATCCTTCAGC cCAAAAATCAGGCTGACAGACAAGCTGAGGTTAGAGAGATTAAGCGGCGGCTAACCAGGAAG CTGAGTCAAAGACCCACAGTCGCAGAACTACAGGCAAGAAAAATCCTACGATTCCACGAGTATGTGGAAGTCACAGATGCTCAAGACTATGATCGGAGAGCAGACAAGCCATGGACCAAGCTGACTCCTGCTGACAAG GCTGCTATTCGGAAGGAGCTCAATGATTATAAGAGCACTGAAATGGAAGTTCATGAAGAGAGCCGAATCTACACGAG GTTTCATCGGCCTTAG
- the phactr4b gene encoding phosphatase and actin regulator 4B isoform X3 has protein sequence MENRDDEAEQHHSTKVGEGGSTGGSTPPPKRKGKFSNLGKIFKPWKWRKKKSSEKFKETSEELERKMSTRRTRQELIEQGVLKEVPDNDADADTQNLKQPYVKNGHTLPVSAGVGGGGGISGGRSPCNQGKLPSESEFRMNQAWLIQPDDLRGRSPSDGDHRGALSSRGMGLHEDGWRGGGIGPRVHGEGDWKPNVVWQGQIHSQMEEGRRGGRLHPDDVHKRPGLQKAPSEDGRRSRTAEADWKPTLPRHASAEEGRARRESDSHFVPGPEALRDTLHEPLPPKQTVMPPKWLMTSTPEPGSEGPARTPSNHPTTQYSSPSASSTAASKPVRPTSSAGVSTQQSSSPVPTSTSQATKQPPLPPPKPVNRTNPAMLVSALQGGENAQLPLYWSCWKRECDYDVYLSLPVYLCRRAGGLRSGDFTQATGGASLVPAKPSPPMPPKRTTPVTKRNTEDSSPSGHPINPSPLSLEDHSNLPVGFQLPPPPSSPPLPTHIPPSPPRQHIHTHHLHHQHSYPHPLPQPIPMLFDPPSPTNDSPQRPAPVPLHIMIQRALSSPGPAQPHPDGLQRAHTLLFETPPEYQGDRGRPLPVSIQPLKLSEDDYSEEEEEDDEEEEEYDGEIPQPELEPRSRRCLVGDAGVCVIPGGNSSEEEEEEEEEEEDEEGVRDMHGEDSDSDGPVYHKDEDSDEDEEDEPPTSALASRVTRKDTLALKLGSRPSVPNRDRFTQERSSRDDQPPGQTGLTWQSREQWEAIRTQIGTALTRRLSQRPTAEELEQRNILQPKNQADRQAEVREIKRRLTRKLSQRPTVAELQARKILRFHEYVEVTDAQDYDRRADKPWTKLTPADKAAIRKELNDYKSTEMEVHEESRIYTRFHRP, from the exons ATGATGAAGCTGAGCAACACCACAGCACAAAGGTGGGGGAAGGGGGCAGCACAGGGGGCAGTACCCCTCCTCCAAAGCGTAAGGGTAAATTCTCCAACCTTGGAAAGATCTTCAAGCCGTGGAAGTGGCGCAAGAAGAAAAGCAGTGAGAAGTTCAAGGAAACTTCAGAAG AGCTCGAGAGAAAGATGTCTACAAGACGCACACGGCAGGAGCTTATAGAACAGGGGGTGCTGAAGGAGGTCCCGGACAACG ATGCAGATGCTGATACACAAAACCTGAAGCAGCCCTATGTGAAGAACGGTCACACTCTGCCTGTTAGTGCTGGGGTTGGGGGAGGCGGAGGTATCAGTGGAGGTAGGAGCCCATGTAATCAGGGCAAACTCCCTTCTGAGTCAGAATTTAGGATGAACCAAGCATGGCTCATCCAGCCCGATGACCTCAGGGGCCGTTCTCCATCAGATGGAGACCACCGAGGAGCTCTAAGCTCTAGGGGCATGGGACTGCATGAAGATGGGTGGAGAGGGGGAGGGATAGGGCCACGCGTGCACGGGGAGGGTGACTGGAAGCCTAATGTGGTCTGGCAGGGCCAGATTCACAGCCAGATGGAGGAGGGTAGGCGTGGCGGCCGGCTTCACCCAGACGATGTGCATAAGAGGCCCGGGCTGCAGAAGGCCCCATCGGAGGATGGCAGGAGGAGTCGGACGGCAGAAGCGGACTGGAAGCCCACACTCCCTCGACATGCTTCTGCTGAGGAGGGAAGGGCTCGCAGAG AGTCAGACAGCCATTTTGTCCCAGGCCCGGAGGCGCTGCGGGACACGTTACACGAGCCTCTGCCGCCTAAACAGACAGTCATGCCTCCAAAGTGGCTGATGACCTCCACGCCTGAACCTGGCAGCGAGGGTCCAGCTCGCACTCCATCCAACCACCCCACGACTCAGTACTCCTCTCCTTCCGCCTCCTCGACTGCGGCTTCCAAACCTGTGCGACCCACCTCCTCTGCGGGTGTGTCCACTCAGCAGTCTTCATCTCCAGTCCCAACCTCCACCTCTCAGGCCACCAAGCAGCCCCCTCTGCCTCCACCCAAACCGGTGAACAGGACCAACCCTGCTATGCTGG TCTCCGCCCTGCAGGGGGGAGAGAACGCTCAGCTTCCGCTCTACTGGTCCTGCTGGAAGCGAGAGTGCGACTATGATGTCTACCTGTCCCTTCCTGTCTACCTGTGCCGGCGGGCCGGAGGCCTGCGCTCAG GTGACTTCACCCAAGCTACTGGGGGTGCCAGTCTTGTGCCAGCCAAGCCCTCTCCACCGATGCCCCCCAAGAGGACCACCCCCGTCACCAAACGCAACACGGAGGACTCATCTCCCTCAGGCCATCCCATCAACCCCTCACCACTTTCCCTGGAGGACCACAGCAACCTCCCTGTGGGCTTCCAGCTgcctccccctccttcctcccctccaCTGCCAACTCACATCCCACCTTCTCCACCCCgccaacacatacacacccatCATCTCCACCATCAGCACTCCTACCCCCACCCACTGCCCCAACCCATACCCATGCTGTTCGACCCACCAAGCCCGACCAATGACTCTCCCCAGCGCCCGGCTCCTGTCCCGCTGCATATCATGATTCAGCGTGCCCTTTCCAGTCCCGGCCCGGCTCAGCCACACCCAGACGGGCTACAGCGTGCACACACTTTGCTTTTTGAAACCCCGCCGGAGTACCAGGGAGATCGTGGTCGTCCCCTGCCTGTCAGCATCCAACCCCTAAAACT ATCTGAAGATGACTactcagaggaggaggaggaagatgacgaggaagaggaggagtacGATGGCGAGATTCCCCAGCCGGAGCTGGAGCCACGGAGTCGCCGGTGCTTGGTTGGAGATGCTGGGGTTTGTGTCATCCCTGGGGGAAATagcagtgaggaggaggaggaggaagaggaggaagaagaagatgaggaaggTGTGCGTGACATGCATGGGGAGGACAGCGACTCAGACGGTCCTGTGTATCATAAAGATGAAGACTCAgacgaggatgaggaggatgagccCCCCACTA GTGCCCTGGCCAGTAGGGTCACGAGGAAGGACACCCTGGCGCTGAAGCTGGGCAGCCGTCCTTCTGTCCCAAACAGGGACAGGTTTACCcaggagaggagcagcagagatgaCCAACCTCCAGGACAGACCGGCCTCACCTGGCAGAGCAGGGAGCAGTGGGAGGCCATCCGCACACAAATAGGCACTGCACTCACAAG GCGACTTAGCCAGAGACCCACAGCTGAGGAGCTTGAGCAAAGAAACATCCTTCAGC cCAAAAATCAGGCTGACAGACAAGCTGAGGTTAGAGAGATTAAGCGGCGGCTAACCAGGAAG CTGAGTCAAAGACCCACAGTCGCAGAACTACAGGCAAGAAAAATCCTACGATTCCACGAGTATGTGGAAGTCACAGATGCTCAAGACTATGATCGGAGAGCAGACAAGCCATGGACCAAGCTGACTCCTGCTGACAAG GCTGCTATTCGGAAGGAGCTCAATGATTATAAGAGCACTGAAATGGAAGTTCATGAAGAGAGCCGAATCTACACGAG GTTTCATCGGCCTTAG
- the phactr4b gene encoding phosphatase and actin regulator 4B isoform X2 has product MGQSLRVQTPAHTPQQRNQGDDEAEQHHSTKVGEGGSTGGSTPPPKRKGKFSNLGKIFKPWKWRKKKSSEKFKETSEELERKMSTRRTRQELIEQGVLKEVPDNDADADTQNLKQPYVKNGHTLPVSAGVGGGGGISGGRSPCNQGKLPSESEFRMNQAWLIQPDDLRGRSPSDGDHRGALSSRGMGLHEDGWRGGGIGPRVHGEGDWKPNVVWQGQIHSQMEEGRRGGRLHPDDVHKRPGLQKAPSEDGRRSRTAEADWKPTLPRHASAEEGRARRESDSHFVPGPEALRDTLHEPLPPKQTVMPPKWLMTSTPEPGSEGPARTPSNHPTTQYSSPSASSTAASKPVRPTSSAGVSTQQSSSPVPTSTSQATKQPPLPPPKPVNRTNPAMLVSALQGGENAQLPLYWSCWKRECDYDVYLSLPVYLCRRAGGLRSGDFTQATGGASLVPAKPSPPMPPKRTTPVTKRNTEDSSPSGHPINPSPLSLEDHSNLPVGFQLPPPPSSPPLPTHIPPSPPRQHIHTHHLHHQHSYPHPLPQPIPMLFDPPSPTNDSPQRPAPVPLHIMIQRALSSPGPAQPHPDGLQRAHTLLFETPPEYQGDRGRPLPVSIQPLKLSEDDYSEEEEEDDEEEEEYDGEIPQPELEPRSRRCLVGDAGVCVIPGGNSSEEEEEEEEEEEDEEGVRDMHGEDSDSDGPVYHKDEDSDEDEEDEPPTSALASRVTRKDTLALKLGSRPSVPNRDRFTQERSSRDDQPPGQTGLTWQSREQWEAIRTQIGTALTRRLSQRPTAEELEQRNILQPKNQADRQAEVREIKRRLTRKLSQRPTVAELQARKILRFHEYVEVTDAQDYDRRADKPWTKLTPADKAAIRKELNDYKSTEMEVHEESRIYTRFHRP; this is encoded by the exons ATGGGACAGAGCCTTCGCGTGCAGACCCCAGCTCACACTCCACAACAACGCAACCAAGGCG ATGATGAAGCTGAGCAACACCACAGCACAAAGGTGGGGGAAGGGGGCAGCACAGGGGGCAGTACCCCTCCTCCAAAGCGTAAGGGTAAATTCTCCAACCTTGGAAAGATCTTCAAGCCGTGGAAGTGGCGCAAGAAGAAAAGCAGTGAGAAGTTCAAGGAAACTTCAGAAG AGCTCGAGAGAAAGATGTCTACAAGACGCACACGGCAGGAGCTTATAGAACAGGGGGTGCTGAAGGAGGTCCCGGACAACG ATGCAGATGCTGATACACAAAACCTGAAGCAGCCCTATGTGAAGAACGGTCACACTCTGCCTGTTAGTGCTGGGGTTGGGGGAGGCGGAGGTATCAGTGGAGGTAGGAGCCCATGTAATCAGGGCAAACTCCCTTCTGAGTCAGAATTTAGGATGAACCAAGCATGGCTCATCCAGCCCGATGACCTCAGGGGCCGTTCTCCATCAGATGGAGACCACCGAGGAGCTCTAAGCTCTAGGGGCATGGGACTGCATGAAGATGGGTGGAGAGGGGGAGGGATAGGGCCACGCGTGCACGGGGAGGGTGACTGGAAGCCTAATGTGGTCTGGCAGGGCCAGATTCACAGCCAGATGGAGGAGGGTAGGCGTGGCGGCCGGCTTCACCCAGACGATGTGCATAAGAGGCCCGGGCTGCAGAAGGCCCCATCGGAGGATGGCAGGAGGAGTCGGACGGCAGAAGCGGACTGGAAGCCCACACTCCCTCGACATGCTTCTGCTGAGGAGGGAAGGGCTCGCAGAG AGTCAGACAGCCATTTTGTCCCAGGCCCGGAGGCGCTGCGGGACACGTTACACGAGCCTCTGCCGCCTAAACAGACAGTCATGCCTCCAAAGTGGCTGATGACCTCCACGCCTGAACCTGGCAGCGAGGGTCCAGCTCGCACTCCATCCAACCACCCCACGACTCAGTACTCCTCTCCTTCCGCCTCCTCGACTGCGGCTTCCAAACCTGTGCGACCCACCTCCTCTGCGGGTGTGTCCACTCAGCAGTCTTCATCTCCAGTCCCAACCTCCACCTCTCAGGCCACCAAGCAGCCCCCTCTGCCTCCACCCAAACCGGTGAACAGGACCAACCCTGCTATGCTGG TCTCCGCCCTGCAGGGGGGAGAGAACGCTCAGCTTCCGCTCTACTGGTCCTGCTGGAAGCGAGAGTGCGACTATGATGTCTACCTGTCCCTTCCTGTCTACCTGTGCCGGCGGGCCGGAGGCCTGCGCTCAG GTGACTTCACCCAAGCTACTGGGGGTGCCAGTCTTGTGCCAGCCAAGCCCTCTCCACCGATGCCCCCCAAGAGGACCACCCCCGTCACCAAACGCAACACGGAGGACTCATCTCCCTCAGGCCATCCCATCAACCCCTCACCACTTTCCCTGGAGGACCACAGCAACCTCCCTGTGGGCTTCCAGCTgcctccccctccttcctcccctccaCTGCCAACTCACATCCCACCTTCTCCACCCCgccaacacatacacacccatCATCTCCACCATCAGCACTCCTACCCCCACCCACTGCCCCAACCCATACCCATGCTGTTCGACCCACCAAGCCCGACCAATGACTCTCCCCAGCGCCCGGCTCCTGTCCCGCTGCATATCATGATTCAGCGTGCCCTTTCCAGTCCCGGCCCGGCTCAGCCACACCCAGACGGGCTACAGCGTGCACACACTTTGCTTTTTGAAACCCCGCCGGAGTACCAGGGAGATCGTGGTCGTCCCCTGCCTGTCAGCATCCAACCCCTAAAACT ATCTGAAGATGACTactcagaggaggaggaggaagatgacgaggaagaggaggagtacGATGGCGAGATTCCCCAGCCGGAGCTGGAGCCACGGAGTCGCCGGTGCTTGGTTGGAGATGCTGGGGTTTGTGTCATCCCTGGGGGAAATagcagtgaggaggaggaggaggaagaggaggaagaagaagatgaggaaggTGTGCGTGACATGCATGGGGAGGACAGCGACTCAGACGGTCCTGTGTATCATAAAGATGAAGACTCAgacgaggatgaggaggatgagccCCCCACTA GTGCCCTGGCCAGTAGGGTCACGAGGAAGGACACCCTGGCGCTGAAGCTGGGCAGCCGTCCTTCTGTCCCAAACAGGGACAGGTTTACCcaggagaggagcagcagagatgaCCAACCTCCAGGACAGACCGGCCTCACCTGGCAGAGCAGGGAGCAGTGGGAGGCCATCCGCACACAAATAGGCACTGCACTCACAAG GCGACTTAGCCAGAGACCCACAGCTGAGGAGCTTGAGCAAAGAAACATCCTTCAGC cCAAAAATCAGGCTGACAGACAAGCTGAGGTTAGAGAGATTAAGCGGCGGCTAACCAGGAAG CTGAGTCAAAGACCCACAGTCGCAGAACTACAGGCAAGAAAAATCCTACGATTCCACGAGTATGTGGAAGTCACAGATGCTCAAGACTATGATCGGAGAGCAGACAAGCCATGGACCAAGCTGACTCCTGCTGACAAG GCTGCTATTCGGAAGGAGCTCAATGATTATAAGAGCACTGAAATGGAAGTTCATGAAGAGAGCCGAATCTACACGAG GTTTCATCGGCCTTAG
- the phactr4b gene encoding phosphatase and actin regulator 4B isoform X4, protein MACCFKSRHHGSWTLNTLLPDDEAEQHHSTKVGEGGSTGGSTPPPKRKGKFSNLGKIFKPWKWRKKKSSEKFKETSEELERKMSTRRTRQELIEQGVLKEVPDNDADADTQNLKQPYVKNGHTLPVSAGVGGGGGISGGRSPCNQGKLPSESEFRMNQAWLIQPDDLRGRSPSDGDHRGALSSRGMGLHEDGWRGGGIGPRVHGEGDWKPNVVWQGQIHSQMEEGRRGGRLHPDDVHKRPGLQKAPSEDGRRSRTAEADWKPTLPRHASAEEGRARRESDSHFVPGPEALRDTLHEPLPPKQTVMPPKWLMTSTPEPGSEGPARTPSNHPTTQYSSPSASSTAASKPVRPTSSAGVSTQQSSSPVPTSTSQATKQPPLPPPKPVNRTNPAMLGDFTQATGGASLVPAKPSPPMPPKRTTPVTKRNTEDSSPSGHPINPSPLSLEDHSNLPVGFQLPPPPSSPPLPTHIPPSPPRQHIHTHHLHHQHSYPHPLPQPIPMLFDPPSPTNDSPQRPAPVPLHIMIQRALSSPGPAQPHPDGLQRAHTLLFETPPEYQGDRGRPLPVSIQPLKLSEDDYSEEEEEDDEEEEEYDGEIPQPELEPRSRRCLVGDAGVCVIPGGNSSEEEEEEEEEEEDEEGVRDMHGEDSDSDGPVYHKDEDSDEDEEDEPPTSALASRVTRKDTLALKLGSRPSVPNRDRFTQERSSRDDQPPGQTGLTWQSREQWEAIRTQIGTALTRRLSQRPTAEELEQRNILQPKNQADRQAEVREIKRRLTRKLSQRPTVAELQARKILRFHEYVEVTDAQDYDRRADKPWTKLTPADKAAIRKELNDYKSTEMEVHEESRIYTRFHRP, encoded by the exons ATGGCATGCTGTTTCAAGTCACGCCACCATGGAAGCTGGACACTTAACACCCTTCTTCCAG ATGATGAAGCTGAGCAACACCACAGCACAAAGGTGGGGGAAGGGGGCAGCACAGGGGGCAGTACCCCTCCTCCAAAGCGTAAGGGTAAATTCTCCAACCTTGGAAAGATCTTCAAGCCGTGGAAGTGGCGCAAGAAGAAAAGCAGTGAGAAGTTCAAGGAAACTTCAGAAG AGCTCGAGAGAAAGATGTCTACAAGACGCACACGGCAGGAGCTTATAGAACAGGGGGTGCTGAAGGAGGTCCCGGACAACG ATGCAGATGCTGATACACAAAACCTGAAGCAGCCCTATGTGAAGAACGGTCACACTCTGCCTGTTAGTGCTGGGGTTGGGGGAGGCGGAGGTATCAGTGGAGGTAGGAGCCCATGTAATCAGGGCAAACTCCCTTCTGAGTCAGAATTTAGGATGAACCAAGCATGGCTCATCCAGCCCGATGACCTCAGGGGCCGTTCTCCATCAGATGGAGACCACCGAGGAGCTCTAAGCTCTAGGGGCATGGGACTGCATGAAGATGGGTGGAGAGGGGGAGGGATAGGGCCACGCGTGCACGGGGAGGGTGACTGGAAGCCTAATGTGGTCTGGCAGGGCCAGATTCACAGCCAGATGGAGGAGGGTAGGCGTGGCGGCCGGCTTCACCCAGACGATGTGCATAAGAGGCCCGGGCTGCAGAAGGCCCCATCGGAGGATGGCAGGAGGAGTCGGACGGCAGAAGCGGACTGGAAGCCCACACTCCCTCGACATGCTTCTGCTGAGGAGGGAAGGGCTCGCAGAG AGTCAGACAGCCATTTTGTCCCAGGCCCGGAGGCGCTGCGGGACACGTTACACGAGCCTCTGCCGCCTAAACAGACAGTCATGCCTCCAAAGTGGCTGATGACCTCCACGCCTGAACCTGGCAGCGAGGGTCCAGCTCGCACTCCATCCAACCACCCCACGACTCAGTACTCCTCTCCTTCCGCCTCCTCGACTGCGGCTTCCAAACCTGTGCGACCCACCTCCTCTGCGGGTGTGTCCACTCAGCAGTCTTCATCTCCAGTCCCAACCTCCACCTCTCAGGCCACCAAGCAGCCCCCTCTGCCTCCACCCAAACCGGTGAACAGGACCAACCCTGCTATGCTGG GTGACTTCACCCAAGCTACTGGGGGTGCCAGTCTTGTGCCAGCCAAGCCCTCTCCACCGATGCCCCCCAAGAGGACCACCCCCGTCACCAAACGCAACACGGAGGACTCATCTCCCTCAGGCCATCCCATCAACCCCTCACCACTTTCCCTGGAGGACCACAGCAACCTCCCTGTGGGCTTCCAGCTgcctccccctccttcctcccctccaCTGCCAACTCACATCCCACCTTCTCCACCCCgccaacacatacacacccatCATCTCCACCATCAGCACTCCTACCCCCACCCACTGCCCCAACCCATACCCATGCTGTTCGACCCACCAAGCCCGACCAATGACTCTCCCCAGCGCCCGGCTCCTGTCCCGCTGCATATCATGATTCAGCGTGCCCTTTCCAGTCCCGGCCCGGCTCAGCCACACCCAGACGGGCTACAGCGTGCACACACTTTGCTTTTTGAAACCCCGCCGGAGTACCAGGGAGATCGTGGTCGTCCCCTGCCTGTCAGCATCCAACCCCTAAAACT ATCTGAAGATGACTactcagaggaggaggaggaagatgacgaggaagaggaggagtacGATGGCGAGATTCCCCAGCCGGAGCTGGAGCCACGGAGTCGCCGGTGCTTGGTTGGAGATGCTGGGGTTTGTGTCATCCCTGGGGGAAATagcagtgaggaggaggaggaggaagaggaggaagaagaagatgaggaaggTGTGCGTGACATGCATGGGGAGGACAGCGACTCAGACGGTCCTGTGTATCATAAAGATGAAGACTCAgacgaggatgaggaggatgagccCCCCACTA GTGCCCTGGCCAGTAGGGTCACGAGGAAGGACACCCTGGCGCTGAAGCTGGGCAGCCGTCCTTCTGTCCCAAACAGGGACAGGTTTACCcaggagaggagcagcagagatgaCCAACCTCCAGGACAGACCGGCCTCACCTGGCAGAGCAGGGAGCAGTGGGAGGCCATCCGCACACAAATAGGCACTGCACTCACAAG GCGACTTAGCCAGAGACCCACAGCTGAGGAGCTTGAGCAAAGAAACATCCTTCAGC cCAAAAATCAGGCTGACAGACAAGCTGAGGTTAGAGAGATTAAGCGGCGGCTAACCAGGAAG CTGAGTCAAAGACCCACAGTCGCAGAACTACAGGCAAGAAAAATCCTACGATTCCACGAGTATGTGGAAGTCACAGATGCTCAAGACTATGATCGGAGAGCAGACAAGCCATGGACCAAGCTGACTCCTGCTGACAAG GCTGCTATTCGGAAGGAGCTCAATGATTATAAGAGCACTGAAATGGAAGTTCATGAAGAGAGCCGAATCTACACGAG GTTTCATCGGCCTTAG